A window from Halanaerobiaceae bacterium ANBcell28 encodes these proteins:
- a CDS encoding GNAT family N-acetyltransferase, which yields MKEIINRANQLKYSSLKYLEKEDIANLDLYINKNDSIFFYSIISDTAKVDWAANTKSVFLNGLRDLIDKLRENKTINKVHIEFIPPEFVSDMEKEGFIIVSEWIDFWYNNLEEKDIQLADNLTIREIKDNEYESAALVTQSCKDFSRGYTGETSEWIKDWNGNDDSIVFLAEKEKSIVGVCCANLYGFDREDGPIMWLRELAVHPEYHSQKIGLNLMSYAIKWGITKGAKRSFLACDEDNKKAIKLYEGIGYQRNSERGQINMESNSLLNIN from the coding sequence TGAAAGAGATAATAAATAGAGCAAATCAATTAAAATATTCTTCATTAAAATATTTAGAGAAAGAGGACATAGCTAATTTAGATTTATACATAAATAAAAATGATTCTATCTTTTTTTATTCAATCATTAGCGATACTGCAAAAGTAGATTGGGCAGCTAATACGAAAAGTGTTTTCTTGAATGGATTAAGAGATTTAATAGATAAACTGAGAGAAAATAAAACTATAAATAAAGTGCATATTGAGTTTATTCCTCCTGAGTTTGTATCTGATATGGAAAAAGAGGGTTTTATAATAGTGAGTGAATGGATAGATTTCTGGTATAATAATCTAGAAGAAAAAGATATTCAATTAGCTGATAATTTAACAATAAGAGAAATTAAAGATAATGAATATGAAAGTGCAGCATTAGTCACTCAATCCTGTAAAGACTTTTCCAGGGGATACACAGGAGAAACTAGTGAGTGGATTAAAGATTGGAATGGAAATGATGATTCTATTGTTTTTCTTGCAGAAAAAGAAAAAAGTATTGTTGGAGTTTGTTGTGCTAATTTATATGGCTTTGACAGGGAAGACGGTCCAATTATGTGGCTGAGGGAACTTGCAGTGCATCCAGAATATCATTCTCAAAAGATTGGCTTAAATTTGATGTCTTATGCAATTAAGTGGGGAATAACGAAGGGAGCTAAACGTAGTTTTCTAGCCTGTGATGAAGATAATAAAAAAGCTATTAAATTATATGAGGGCATTGGGTATCAAAGAAATTCAGAGAGAGGTCAGATTAATATGGAATCGAATTCCCTTCTGAATATTAATTAA